From a region of the Odoribacter splanchnicus DSM 20712 genome:
- a CDS encoding DUF4843 domain-containing protein, whose product MNRINKWIWVAAMAGISIACQKENVGLYNRGDSMVYFQVQNFSGSNGAEGYTTRTNFSFVDYAAAYTSVVFNAKVKLLGEVKDYDRALKVVVDEEQTTMTSYDAVTNPDGGYMMDFDTLKIKAGSNEGTVGVRFMRNASIKKQVDTLVLKLEANQYFEVLNAYKSSNVWSNTTADTIDGTRYTFLISEIYTQPSRWGDVAADQYFGKWNPVRYAYINGFFGFTTTDWTWATGKVSKGRMPFYARELQSELQRRADEGDPVYDEDGSYMQLPDAYRVDYSNVVLKP is encoded by the coding sequence ATGAATAGAATAAACAAATGGATATGGGTTGCCGCCATGGCAGGAATAAGTATCGCCTGCCAAAAAGAAAACGTCGGTTTGTACAACCGTGGTGACAGTATGGTATATTTTCAGGTACAGAATTTTTCAGGAAGTAACGGCGCCGAAGGATATACCACGAGGACTAATTTTTCGTTTGTCGATTATGCGGCAGCTTATACCTCAGTAGTATTCAATGCCAAAGTGAAGTTGCTGGGCGAGGTAAAAGATTACGACCGGGCCCTGAAAGTCGTTGTCGACGAAGAGCAAACGACGATGACTTCTTATGATGCTGTAACGAATCCCGATGGAGGATATATGATGGATTTCGATACGCTGAAAATCAAGGCCGGAAGCAACGAGGGAACTGTTGGAGTCCGTTTCATGCGGAATGCTTCCATCAAAAAACAGGTGGATACATTGGTCTTGAAATTAGAGGCCAATCAATATTTTGAGGTACTCAATGCTTATAAATCCAGCAATGTGTGGAGTAATACAACGGCAGATACGATAGACGGAACCCGCTATACATTTCTGATCAGTGAAATTTATACGCAGCCGAGTCGGTGGGGGGATGTTGCTGCCGATCAGTATTTCGGAAAGTGGAATCCGGTCCGATATGCCTATATCAATGGCTTCTTTGGCTTTACGACAACGGATTGGACTTGGGCCACTGGCAAAGTCAGCAAAGGACGGATGCCTTTTTACGCCCGGGAATTGCAGTCGGAATTGCAACGGAGAGCAGATGAAGGCGATCCGGTATACGATGAAGACGGCTCTTATATGCAATTGCCGGATGCTTATCGTGTGGATTACTCGAATGTCGTGTTAAAACCTTAA
- a CDS encoding RagB/SusD family nutrient uptake outer membrane protein: MKKYRIVFPLLLSCILWYSCTDWLDYKQSEEQQFSSKDGFYAAVNGVYNRMSGNSLYGKYLSYDMIDILGQYYAVEQSDESDYYKYLRALTEWDYSNESVTGVLSSIWNEAYSTIMNTNVVLKNIEDDAVKDKVLPEREYKMLKGEMLAVRAMLHLDMLRLFGPIMAKNPDGRGIPYNESTDPQILSIMPAGTVLKDYIIRDLTEAEALLLASDPVLTEGPRAEYDEVSQDNSMRYRQLRLNYYATVLLTARAYLWGGDYGNALTEARKLTDDPQVREFFPVVESGKLLGNSSDPDRMFSTECLFGYYNKNRGLIYDYSFGGGNTGKALLIPRTGYVDGILFYKYGGYWVGDWRFQSQWASGTTLEGNASYQMVKFKEIADQKRDEVTNNKDENQLLQAQKFYGTFCSLIKLSEAYYIAAECLGTTGSEVYDLPTAWTYLNRMFVDRGTNNWGTGNGESFLQDWLTLEYIREFVGEGQKFFYFKRRNMGFDNDYNGRKEVKVMTNPGIPMFGIPPTYDYKDKATDEEKEERFVLPLPKSELDNR, from the coding sequence ATGAAAAAATATAGAATCGTTTTTCCGCTTCTGTTAAGCTGTATTTTATGGTACAGCTGCACCGACTGGCTGGATTATAAACAGAGTGAGGAACAGCAATTTTCTTCCAAAGATGGATTTTATGCTGCTGTTAACGGGGTTTACAACCGAATGTCCGGGAACTCGCTTTACGGGAAATATCTGAGTTATGACATGATCGATATTCTGGGGCAATATTACGCTGTGGAGCAGTCGGATGAAAGCGATTATTATAAATACTTGCGGGCTCTGACCGAGTGGGATTATTCGAACGAGTCGGTTACAGGCGTACTGAGCAGTATATGGAACGAAGCCTATTCGACGATTATGAATACCAATGTGGTATTGAAGAACATCGAGGATGATGCTGTAAAGGACAAGGTATTACCGGAGCGGGAATATAAAATGCTCAAGGGCGAGATGCTGGCTGTCCGTGCAATGCTGCATTTGGATATGTTGCGTTTGTTCGGGCCGATTATGGCGAAAAATCCGGATGGACGCGGTATCCCTTACAATGAAAGCACCGATCCGCAAATCCTGTCCATTATGCCGGCCGGTACGGTACTGAAGGACTATATTATCCGCGATCTTACAGAAGCCGAAGCTTTACTGCTGGCCTCCGATCCGGTACTTACCGAGGGACCCCGTGCAGAATACGATGAGGTGAGTCAGGATAACTCCATGCGCTATCGGCAATTGCGTCTGAATTACTATGCGACGGTCTTGTTGACGGCCCGGGCTTATCTGTGGGGGGGAGATTACGGCAATGCCTTGACCGAAGCCCGCAAGCTGACCGACGATCCCCAGGTCAGGGAGTTCTTCCCGGTGGTTGAATCGGGTAAGTTGTTAGGGAACAGTTCCGACCCCGACCGGATGTTTTCGACCGAGTGTTTATTCGGGTATTACAATAAAAACAGAGGATTGATTTATGACTATTCTTTTGGAGGAGGTAATACCGGAAAAGCTTTGCTGATACCCCGTACCGGATATGTAGATGGTATTTTGTTTTACAAATACGGGGGATATTGGGTCGGAGACTGGCGTTTCCAGTCGCAATGGGCCAGCGGAACCACTTTGGAAGGAAATGCGAGCTACCAAATGGTAAAATTCAAAGAAATTGCGGATCAAAAACGGGATGAGGTGACCAATAATAAAGATGAAAACCAGTTATTGCAGGCTCAGAAATTTTACGGAACCTTTTGTTCGCTGATCAAGCTTAGCGAAGCGTATTATATTGCAGCGGAATGTCTCGGTACGACCGGTTCCGAGGTGTACGATCTGCCGACTGCATGGACCTATTTGAACCGGATGTTCGTTGACCGGGGTACCAATAACTGGGGAACAGGAAACGGAGAGAGCTTTTTACAGGATTGGCTGACCTTGGAGTATATCCGTGAATTTGTCGGAGAAGGTCAGAAGTTCTTCTATTTCAAGCGTCGGAATATGGGATTCGATAATGATTACAACGGACGAAAAGAAGTAAAGGTGATGACTAATCCCGGCATACCAATGTTTGGAATACCTCCGACATACGATTATAAAGATAAAGCAACTGATGAAGAAAAGGAAGAACGCTTTGTACTTCCGTTGCCGAAAAGTGAATTGGATAACCGTTAA
- a CDS encoding PKD-like family lipoprotein: MNILKISRLSMLWFCLLAIACAEDKGNYTYEDKAVITIDSISSMLSVLANAEYIDLKPVVTSNLEGIIDERNTNFEFAYQRKNSEGEWEEVANTKDLHMLAALESGRHAFLFSVTDKRTEVKTLKLFYVNATTITSEGWMLLCDEGSEERVRLDMLAQISVDRIVPAYDVIRRKDGVPEQYHAANIGFYATGSATGNRIIAMSEDAAYWLETTDSKGGGEFLDVESYHELKSAMFLAATDDHIVNFVSVPYKGLYKPEHDAVICVSREGNVYAWNTVEVETGFEYPINTSVRGGTPEYKVAPYVGTTLKRPLSSDFGIALLFDTDNHRFVYWSGEGVTGSDVAGKKQVLHPLEDPENKNFSYNTGNMDLVCMLNTSFSEGMVYCIMQEDGKRHIYEVNLGSGEFKQGACHLDVMAENFANATCFAASSQYYVIYYAYGNKVYAYNVGSGVSEPVITLEGEEITCLKFNRYDYPWGIDDLCSKYDDEIKNIYRDRENQLIVCSYKNAATDNNGGMLRFYDVSGSGMKLTLKPGWEYSGFAKIKDVRYKEVR, from the coding sequence ATGAATATATTAAAAATTTCGCGTCTGAGCATGTTGTGGTTTTGCCTGTTGGCAATAGCCTGTGCGGAAGACAAAGGAAATTATACATATGAAGATAAAGCGGTCATTACGATAGATAGCATTTCATCAATGCTGTCGGTATTGGCCAATGCGGAATATATCGATTTAAAACCGGTGGTTACTTCCAATTTGGAAGGAATTATTGATGAGCGGAATACGAACTTCGAATTTGCTTACCAAAGGAAAAATTCGGAAGGTGAATGGGAAGAAGTTGCCAATACGAAAGACCTTCATATGTTAGCTGCATTGGAGTCCGGCAGGCATGCATTTTTGTTCTCGGTAACCGATAAACGGACGGAAGTAAAGACCCTGAAATTGTTTTATGTCAATGCAACGACCATTACCTCGGAGGGATGGATGTTGCTTTGCGATGAAGGATCGGAAGAACGGGTGCGTTTAGATATGCTGGCGCAGATTTCTGTGGACCGGATTGTTCCGGCTTATGATGTAATCCGGCGAAAGGATGGAGTACCGGAACAGTACCACGCTGCGAATATAGGATTCTATGCCACTGGAAGTGCTACCGGTAACCGGATTATTGCAATGTCCGAAGATGCGGCTTACTGGCTGGAGACAACAGATTCTAAAGGTGGCGGAGAATTTCTTGATGTAGAGAGTTATCACGAATTGAAATCGGCAATGTTTCTGGCTGCTACTGACGATCATATTGTAAATTTTGTGTCAGTGCCTTATAAAGGACTCTATAAACCAGAGCACGATGCTGTTATCTGCGTATCCCGGGAAGGAAATGTCTATGCCTGGAATACGGTGGAAGTAGAAACGGGATTCGAGTATCCGATTAATACTTCCGTCCGGGGAGGAACGCCTGAATACAAGGTGGCGCCTTATGTCGGGACTACGCTGAAAAGACCGTTGTCATCCGACTTTGGTATCGCCTTGTTGTTTGATACGGATAATCATCGTTTTGTTTACTGGAGTGGTGAAGGTGTTACAGGTAGCGATGTCGCTGGAAAAAAGCAGGTGTTGCATCCGTTGGAAGATCCGGAGAATAAAAATTTTAGTTACAATACGGGAAATATGGATTTGGTGTGTATGCTTAACACCTCTTTTTCCGAAGGAATGGTGTATTGCATTATGCAGGAAGATGGCAAGCGGCATATTTATGAGGTGAATTTGGGAAGCGGGGAATTTAAACAAGGGGCCTGCCATTTGGATGTTATGGCGGAAAATTTTGCCAATGCCACTTGTTTTGCTGCCAGTTCCCAGTATTATGTGATTTATTACGCTTATGGAAATAAAGTCTATGCTTACAATGTGGGATCAGGGGTTTCCGAACCGGTGATTACTTTAGAAGGCGAAGAGATTACCTGTTTGAAGTTCAACCGCTATGATTATCCGTGGGGCATCGATGACTTGTGTTCGAAATATGACGATGAAATCAAAAATATATACCGAGACCGTGAAAATCAACTGATCGTCTGTTCTTACAAAAATGCCGCTACGGATAATAATGGAGGAATGCTGCGTTTCTATGATGTGAGCGGATCGGGTATGAAGTTGACCCTGAAACCGGGCTGGGAGTATTCCGGGTTCGCTAAAATTAAAGATGTGCGTTATAAAGAGGTCCGTTGA